The Minwuia thermotolerans sequence CAGGATCCGCTGGAGGGCGCGCGCTCGGAGGACGCCATCGCCGACGCCCTGCTGTCGGACGAGCCGGTCAGTCCGGAGAATGCGGCGGCACTGATTCAGATGTGATGTAGACGCCCGCGCCGCCGGCGGCGGTGCGGGCGGGCCGCCTTCAGTCCGCCGCGGCGGCGGTGCGGACCCTGCCCGCGTCCATCTCCGCGACCTCCTGGTCGAGGAACGGCAAAGCGGCGATCTCCGCATCGAGCTCCGCCCGGAAGGCCTGGAAGGCGTCCAGCCGCGCCCCGGCCAGCTTGACGCCCGTGGGCAGCTTGATCGAGCGCGGGTTCACCTGACTGCCGTTCTTCAGCACTTCATAGTGCAGGTGCGGCCCCGTCGAGCGGCCCGAGGTGCCGACATAGCCGATGATCTGGCCCTGCTTGACGCGGCTGCCGTTCTTCAGGCCGCTGCGGAAGCCCTTCATGTGGGCATAGGCGGTCGAGTAGGTGCCGTTGTGGCGGATCTGGATGTAGCGGCCATAGCCGCCGTTCCAGCCGATGCGGGCGATGGTGCCGTCGCCGGCGGCCATGATCGGCGTGCCGGCGCGGGCGGCGAAGTCCGTGCCCTTGTGCATCTTGGTGTAGCCCAGGATGGGATGGCGGCGCTTGCCGAAGCCCGAAGAGATGCGCGCGCCGTCGATCGGCGTCTGCATCAGGGTCTTGCGCGCGCTCTGGCCGCGGGCGTCGAAATAATCCGGTCCCGGCTCGCCTTCCGGCTGGTAGCGGAAATAGGTCAGCGGCGAACCCTTGCGGACCAGCGTCGCCTTCAGGATGTTGCCGGTCTTCATCACCTCGCCGGCCCGGTTGACGAAGCGCTCGTAGGTCAGTTCGAAACCGTCGCCCGGGTGGATGCCGCGCTGGAAGTCGACATCGAAGCTGAACATGCGGATCAGTTCGGCCAGCACCTCGTGCTCCACGCCCGCGCGCTGACCGGCGAGGAACAGCGAGTCCTCGATCGTGCCGCGGGCGCGGACCAGCTGCCGTTCGAAGGTCAGCCGCTCCTCTTCGCCCAGGAAGCCGCCATCCGGCGTCGCCCGGGCGTAGACCACGCGCTCCACGCTCTCCTGCAGGCGGACCTCAGTCAGCTTGTCGGTGGCGTGATCGAACATCAGGGTCAGTTCCTGGCCCGGCTTCAGACGCCTGAGGTCCGTCAGCTTGCCCAGCGCCGTCACCGCCTGGTGGACGATGCCGTTGTCGGCGCCCGCCGACGACAGCGCCCTGGCCAGCGTATCGCCGGGACGAATCACCGTGTCCATCCGCCGGCCCGCCAGCGCTTCGCCTGTCAGGGCGGCCTGCCGGTCCAGATCGGCGACGCCGTCCTCGACCATGCGGGCAAAGACCCGTTCGACGAAGGCGTCGATGTCGCGTTCGCGCTGGCTCATCAGCAGGCGCGGCGAATCGCCGGCCCCGAGTCCGACGGCGGCGTTCGCCCGGCCCTTGGTTTCGGGATCCTGAATGCCGAAGAGCAGCCCGGCCAGGCCGCCAATCACGGCGAGCGCGCACGCGGCGACCGTAATCCGCTTGCCACGGCGTCCACCGCGGTAGCTCGGTTCCTGCACAATCATCGGTTCGGTTTCGGTCCCGCTCATCCCTCGGAAGCGCGCAAAATGATCAGATCGCCGCAGAGTGTCAACAATCGCGCTGATTCGCGAAGGTGTTATTCCACCCTAATCGCTTGAAATGCTCAACCGGCGCCGACACTTCATGCCAAGAGCGGCCTTGCGGGCGGACGTCCAGGCCGTAGACTGATCCCGGTGCGGTACGCGCCAGGGGGAACGGAGGGCTCGCGCAGACATGCGGATTTCCGGCTTGTGCGGGGCCGTCATCGCGGCGGCGTGGCTGGCCGCCTGCACACAGCAGGCGCCGCCGGCGGGTTCGGGCGCCGCCACGGCGTCGCCCGCGCCGGACACGCGCGTCATTCCGCCCCGCCCGGGCAGCGAGGAAGCCGCCGGCGCGCCGGACGCGGCCTCGCCGCCGCCGCCCACACCCCGGCCCGAAGGCCTGGCGCGTGCCCCCGCCGCCTCCCGCCCATCCGCCGGCGGCACCGCCGAGCCCCGTGAACGCCGGCCGGCGCCGGAGCTGATCGGGATGTCGGAAGCGGAACTGCGTGACGCCATGGGCCAGCCCGACCATATCCGCAACGAGCCACCGGCCAGCGTCTGGCGCTATAATCTGACCGGCTGCGCCATCGACCTGTTCCTGTTCGAGGATGTCGCCAGCGGCCGCACCAAGGCGCTGAGCTACGAGATCGTCATCAACGAGGGCGGCGGCGAGACGCCCGACAAGTTCTGCGTGGAGGGCAAGAGACTGGCCGATGGCTGAGAACGCGCTGATCTACGTCGTCGACGACGACGATCTGTTTCGTGAGTCCGTGGCGCAGAACCTGGCCGACGCCGGCTTCGAGGTCGCCGTCTTCCCCGACGGCCCGGAGGCCCTCGAAGGCCTGGAGAGCGAGCCCCTGCCGCAGCTCATCCTTCTGGACTGGAAGATGCCGAAGATGAACGGCATCGAGGTGCTGAAACAGTACCGCGCCCGGGGCGGCGACATCCCGGTGATCTTCCTGACGGTGCTGAGCGACCAGATCTACGAGGAGGCGGCGCTGATCGGCGGCGCCGTCGACTTCATCGAGAAATCGCGCAGCTTCTCGATCCTGCGCCGGCGCATCGACCTGATCGTGGACGGCCGCCGCGGCGGCGCGGAGGAGGCGGCGCCGGAGGACCAGCCGCAGCGGATCGGCGAGCTGACGCTGGATCCGGAATCCGCGCGCGCCGCCTGGCGCGGCCGGCGCGTCGACCTGACCATCGCCGAGTTCGCCATCGTCAGCCATCTGGCGTCCCGGGCGGGGCGCGACTGCCGCTATCGCGAGATCTATGATCTGGTGCGCGGCGAGGGCTTCCACGCCGGCGCCGGCGAGGACGGCTATCGCACCAATGTCCGCTCGATGATCAAGCGCATCCGGCGCAAGTTCGAATCGATCGACCCCGATTTCGAGGAGATCGAGAACTATCCGGGATTCGGCTATCGCTGGCGAAGGGACTAGGGTCGTGGGCGGCCGCATCTGGCGCTCCATGTGGATGCGCCTCGCCGCCATCGCCCTGGTTCTCGCCGTCGCCCCGGTCATCATCTACCTGCAGCTCCGCGCCGCCGACGCCGAGCAGAGCGCGCTGCTGCGCCAGTCCGTCGCCGCCCAGGGGCGCATGATCGCGCGCGGCGTCGAGACCGCGCTGGACCCGGCCAAGCTGCCGGAACTGGGCAAGCACCTCGCCCGCTTCGACACGCCGCGCAACGAGGTTCGGGTGCTGTTCCGTCCCAGCGATGACGCGGACCGGGCGTTCTATTTCGTCGGCGCCTCGCCGGCGCTGCCCGACGCCGACCTGGAACAGGAGCGCGAGCGCCTGCTGGCCACCGGCGCGGTCGCCGATATCGGTCCCGGCTGCGGGCCGGGCGGTCCGGCGGGACAGGTCTATGACACGGTCGCCGGCGACCGCCGCATCATCGCCTCGGTGGTGCCGCTGGCGAAGCCCGAGGGCTGCTGGGTCGTGATCCTGACCCGGGAGCAGTTCGCCGGCTTCGGCCCCGACGGCGCGCAACCCTACTGGCAATCGCCGGAGATGATCGCCAGCGGCGTGATCTACGTGATCATGGTCGGCCTTGTGCTGCTGGTCTTCCTGAGTTTCCGCCGCGACCTGCGCGGCTTCGCCGACGCGGCGCGGCGCACCGCCCGCGGCGAAGGCGGCACGCGCTTCCTGGACCAGAACCGGGTGCCGGAACTGGACGGCGTCGCCCGGGCTTTCGACCAGATGGTCAGCCATCTCCGGCGTTCGGCTGAAAGCCTGCTCAGGCTGTCGGAGGAGAATGCCCACGCCCTGAAGACGCCCGTGGGGGTCATCGCCCAGGCCGTGGAGCCGCTCCGGGCCATGGCGGCCGAGGATCCCCGGCGGCGGCGCTCGGTCGAGCTGATCGAAAAGGCGATCGAGCGCCTGGACCATCTGATCACCGTGATCCGGCGCAGCGAGGAGACGGCCGCCGCCCTGGTCGCGCCGCGCCTGACCCCGGTAGACGCCGGCGGCCTGCTGCGCCCTGTCGCCGACGACTACCGGCCCATCGCCGAGGACCGGGGCATCGAGGTCACGGTCCGCTCGCCGGGGCGCGTCATGGCGCTCGGCAACGAGGAGCTGCTGCGCACCGCGATCGAGAATCCGGTCGAGAACGCCCTGGATCTGACCCCGGCCGGCGGGCGGGTCGAGCTTTCGCTGATGACCGAGGAATCGACCGGCATGATCGAGATCCGCGTCACCGACACCGGCCCGGGCGTCGCCGACAGTCAGCTGGAGCAGATATTCGACCGCCGCTTCAGCCACCGCGAGCCGGGCGACGGCGGCCATGACGGGCTGGGTCTGTGGATCGTGCGCCGCAACATGGAGGCGATGGGCGGCGCAGCCCATGCCGAAGCCGGCGACGAGGGCGGCCTGGCCGTCGTGCTCCGCCTGCCCGCTGCAAGGCCCTGATACGTAACGCGACCGGCCGCCACAGCTTTGCCACAGCCTCGCCGCTGACCCGCCACCGGCCTTGCCCGATATTCGATGGTGCAAGCAGCGGAATTTCCCGCCCGTCAGTTCGAGGCCGCAATGTACCAGACCATCATCGAGCAACAGGCATACGCCACCGCCCGCTCCGGTATCGGCGGGGACGTCTTCGCACCCAGGGACACGCGCCAGTGTCTGCGGCGGCTGTCCTATGACCCGTACGCGGCGGGCAATGGCCGCCAGATGGTGCCCCGGACCTTCGTCGAGCGGCTGCCGCGCGACATGGCCGACATCGCCAGCCTGGCGGAGCGCCAGAAAACCTTCATCACGCTGATGCTGCCCATCGTGCTGCGCGCCAACGAGATCATGAGCCTGCAGCGCAGCATGATCCGCGCGGAGAGCGATCCGCTGATGCTGGAGCAGGCGATGCGCCAATATGACGCCTGCGACCTGGAGCAGCTCGACCGCCGCTTCGACGTGGTGCCGCCCTCGCTGCTGCTGGCCATCGCCGCGGCGGCGACGGACTGGGGCCGGGAGCGGACGGCGCACGATCTGATGGCGCTGGCTCCCGATTCGCTGGCCAGCCCGGCGAATCTGCCGCCGTCGGCGGTTCAGGCCCTGGGCGGCGCCCGGCGCAGCCACTACCGGGATCTGCTGAGCCCGATGCTTGACGTCATTCACGGCATCAACACCTACAGGGACGGCGCGGCGCTCAGGCGCGAACGCAGCCGCCAGCGGCGCAGCCGCCGATTCGACGGCTACCGTCTTGCACTCCTGCTGGATGGTGGCCACCTCAAACGCAGCCCATTCGTCCGCCGCGTGCTGTACGCGATGGAAGGTGGGGCGTTGACCAGACTGGACCATGCCAAGCTGGAGGCCCCGGTCGCGGTCGTACACTGAGTTCCAGCCAAGAAAGTTCAGAAAAGTGGAGCTAATCCGATGATCCGCAAGATTGGAGCCATCAGCGTTATCGGCCTCATGCTGGGTCTTGGCGCGTGCGAAGGCATGAACGAAACCCAGCAGCGGACCCTTTCCGGCGGCGCAGCGGGCGCGGCCGGTGGCGCGGCGCTCGGCGCGATCACCGGCGGCAGCGCCGCGACAGGCGCCCTGCTGGGTGGCGCGCTCGGCGCGGGCGCGGGCTACATCACCTCCGACGACGACGCCTTCGAATAAGCAGGCGTCGGCCCGCAAGGCCGGATACCGGCGCGCGGCGGGGTCCGCAGGGACCCGGCCGGCGCGTCTGCCGCACCACGGGGGCCGCTCCGTTCCCTCCTTTCCCTCACGGCGGCTCCCGCGACGGAGAAGCCCGTGCCGGCCCCCCGGCGCGGGCTTCTTCACGTCCACCGTCCCGTTCCTCGCGAGAGGGCTTACTTCCGCCCGGATCCCGATCTAAGACTT is a genomic window containing:
- a CDS encoding M23 family metallopeptidase; its protein translation is MIVQEPSYRGGRRGKRITVAACALAVIGGLAGLLFGIQDPETKGRANAAVGLGAGDSPRLLMSQRERDIDAFVERVFARMVEDGVADLDRQAALTGEALAGRRMDTVIRPGDTLARALSSAGADNGIVHQAVTALGKLTDLRRLKPGQELTLMFDHATDKLTEVRLQESVERVVYARATPDGGFLGEEERLTFERQLVRARGTIEDSLFLAGQRAGVEHEVLAELIRMFSFDVDFQRGIHPGDGFELTYERFVNRAGEVMKTGNILKATLVRKGSPLTYFRYQPEGEPGPDYFDARGQSARKTLMQTPIDGARISSGFGKRRHPILGYTKMHKGTDFAARAGTPIMAAGDGTIARIGWNGGYGRYIQIRHNGTYSTAYAHMKGFRSGLKNGSRVKQGQIIGYVGTSGRSTGPHLHYEVLKNGSQVNPRSIKLPTGVKLAGARLDAFQAFRAELDAEIAALPFLDQEVAEMDAGRVRTAAAAD
- a CDS encoding response regulator transcription factor; the encoded protein is MAENALIYVVDDDDLFRESVAQNLADAGFEVAVFPDGPEALEGLESEPLPQLILLDWKMPKMNGIEVLKQYRARGGDIPVIFLTVLSDQIYEEAALIGGAVDFIEKSRSFSILRRRIDLIVDGRRGGAEEAAPEDQPQRIGELTLDPESARAAWRGRRVDLTIAEFAIVSHLASRAGRDCRYREIYDLVRGEGFHAGAGEDGYRTNVRSMIKRIRRKFESIDPDFEEIENYPGFGYRWRRD
- a CDS encoding sensor histidine kinase: MGGRIWRSMWMRLAAIALVLAVAPVIIYLQLRAADAEQSALLRQSVAAQGRMIARGVETALDPAKLPELGKHLARFDTPRNEVRVLFRPSDDADRAFYFVGASPALPDADLEQERERLLATGAVADIGPGCGPGGPAGQVYDTVAGDRRIIASVVPLAKPEGCWVVILTREQFAGFGPDGAQPYWQSPEMIASGVIYVIMVGLVLLVFLSFRRDLRGFADAARRTARGEGGTRFLDQNRVPELDGVARAFDQMVSHLRRSAESLLRLSEENAHALKTPVGVIAQAVEPLRAMAAEDPRRRRSVELIEKAIERLDHLITVIRRSEETAAALVAPRLTPVDAGGLLRPVADDYRPIAEDRGIEVTVRSPGRVMALGNEELLRTAIENPVENALDLTPAGGRVELSLMTEESTGMIEIRVTDTGPGVADSQLEQIFDRRFSHREPGDGGHDGLGLWIVRRNMEAMGGAAHAEAGDEGGLAVVLRLPAARP